A section of the Primulina eburnea isolate SZY01 chromosome 1, ASM2296580v1, whole genome shotgun sequence genome encodes:
- the LOC140831397 gene encoding uncharacterized protein, whose translation MAPADWWKIFGNGTPNLKEFAIKVLSLTCSASGCERNWSIFEHIHSKKRNRLDHKKLRDLVYVKYNQTLKTRAAKKDKRDPIVLRNIDDCNNEWLIGMMEAGEEPVFDDDDDDTLTWNVVAQAAGVEEETRHTRQHRTSNPIYRGASTCRGKGRGGRRGRMTSQTTHALQSPMDVDEESTDEGEFDDDVLKDDYSDID comes from the exons ATGGCGCCTG CGGATTGGTGGAAAATTTTTGGCAATGGTACTccaaatttgaaagaatttgctATCAAAGTTCTTAGCCTCACATGTAGTGCTTCGGGTTGTGAAAGGAATTGGAGCATATTTGAGCAT ATACATTCAAAGAAAAGGAATAGACTCGATCACAAGAAACTAAGAGATTTGGTATATGTGAAGTACAATCAAACACTCAAGACTCGTGCGGCTAAGAAGGATAAAAGAGATCCTATAGTTTTGAGGAATATTGATGATTGTAATAATGAGTGGTTGATTGGAATGATGGAAGCTGGAGAGGAACCTGtttttgatgatgatgatgatgatactTTGACATGGAACGTTGTAGCACAGGCTGCTGGAGTAGAAGAAGAAACCAGACATACTAGACAACACCGGACCTCGAACCCTATTTATAGGGGAGCTTCAACTTGTAGAGGCAAAGGTAGGGGAGGACGAAGAGGTCGGATGACAAGCCAAACTACTCATGCTCTACAATCACCAATGGATGTAGATGAAGAATCTACTGACGAGGGAGAGTTTGATGATGATGTGTTGAAAGATGATTATTCAGACATTGATTAA